The Symphalangus syndactylus isolate Jambi chromosome 11, NHGRI_mSymSyn1-v2.1_pri, whole genome shotgun sequence genome contains a region encoding:
- the RANBP10 gene encoding ran-binding protein 10 isoform X4 encodes MGIGLSAQGVNMNRLPGWDKHSYGYHGDDGHSFCSSGTGQPYGPTFTTGDVIGCCVNLINGTCFYTKNGHSLGIAFTDLPANLYPTVGLQTPGEIVDANFGQQPFLFDIEDYMREWRAKVQGTVHCFPISAQLGEWQAVLQNMVSSYLVHHGYCATATAFARMTETPIQEEQASIKNRQKIQKLVLEGRVGEAIETTQRFYPGLLEHNPNLLFMLKCRQFVEMVNGTDSEVRSLSSRSPKSQDSYPGSPSLSPRHGPSSSHMHNTGADSPSCSNGVASTKSKQNRSKYPAPSSSSSSSSSSSSSSPSSVNYSESNSTDSTKSQHHSSTSNQETSNPWLQPERRPNQAAPTTPPGPTPTSTLPHSDSEMEMEAEHYPNGVLGSMSTRIVNGAYKHEDLQTDESSMDDGHPRRQLCGGNQAATERIILFGRELQALSEQLGREYGKNLAHTEMLQDAFSLLAYSDPWSCPVGQQLDPVQREPVCAALNSAILESQNLPKQPPLMLALGQASECLRLMARAGLGSCSFARVDDYLH; translated from the exons GTTGGGACAAACATTCTTATGGTTACCATGGTGATGATGGGCATTCGTTCTGCTCCTCGGGGACTGGCCAGCCCTATGGTCCCACATTCACCACAGGAGACGTGATCGGCTGCTGCGTCAACCTCATCAATGGCACCTGCTTCTACACCAAGAATGGCCACAGCCTTG GTATAGCCTTCACAGACCTCCCG GCCAACCTCTACCCCACCGTAGGCCTGCAGACACCTGGGGAGATTGTGGACGCCAACTTTGGGCAGCAGCCCTTCCTGTTTGACATTGAGGACTACATGCGGGAGTGGCGTGCCAAGGTCCAGGGCACGGTCCACTGCTTCCCCATCAGTGCCCAGCTTGGCGAGTGGCAGGCAGTGCTGCAGAA CATGGTCTCATCTTACCTCGTACATCATGGGTATTGTGCCACAGCCACGGCTTTTGCTCGAATGACTGAAACCCCAATTCAGGAAGAACAGGCGTCCATAAAGAACAGACAAA AGATCCAGAAGCTGGTGCTGGAGGGCCGTGTGGGTGAGGCCATTGAGACCACCCAACGCTTCTACCCGGGGCTGCTGGAGCACAACCCTAACCTCCTCTTCATGCTCAA GTGCCGGCAGTTTGTGGAGATGGTGAATGGGACGGACAGTGAGGTCCGAAGTTTGAGCTCCCGAAGCCCCAAGTCCCAGGACAGCTACCCTggctcccccagcctcagcccccgaCATGGCCCCAGTAGTTCCCACATGCACAACACAG GAGCAGACAGTCCCAGCTGTAGCAATGGTGTCGCATCCACCAAGAGCAAACAGAACCGCAGTAAATACCCTGCACCCAGCTCCTCatcctcgtcctcctcctcctcgtcctcctcttCCCCATCCTCCGTCAATTACTCCGAGTCCAACTCAACAGACTCCACCAAGTCCCAGCACCACAGCAGTACCAGTAACCAGGAAACCAG CAACCCATGGCTACAGCCTGAAAGGAGGCCCAACCAGGCTGCTCCAACCACACCCCCTGGGCCAACTCCCACCTCAACCCTTCCCCACAGCGACAGtgagatggagatggaggcagagcaCTACCCCAACGGTGTGCTAGGAAGCATGTCCACGCGCATTGTTAATGGTGCCTACAAGCATGAGGACCTGCAGACGGATGAGTCCAGCATGG ATGACGGGCATCCTCGGCGGCAGCTCTGTGGGGGCAACCAGGCTGCCACAGAAAGGATCATTCTGTTTGGCCGCGAGTTGCAGGCATTGAGTGAGCAGTTGGGCCGGGAGTACGGCAAGAATTTGGCCCACACAGAGATGCTGCAG GATGCCTTCAGCCTGCTGGCGTACTCAGACCCCTGGAGCTGCCCAGTTGGCCAGCAGCTTGACCCCGTCCAGAGGGAACCTGTGTGTGCTGCCCTCAACAGTGCCATTTTAG AGTCCCAGAACCTGCCAAAGCAGCCCCCTCTGATGCTCGCCCTGGGCCAGGCATCTGAGTGTCTCCGGCTCATGGCCCGAGCAGGCCTGGGTTCTTGCTCCTTTGCCAGAGTCGACGACTACTTGCACTAG